One segment of Paenibacillus sp. FSL R7-0337 DNA contains the following:
- a CDS encoding DUF3153 domain-containing protein, with product MKKRRLNAIRIKAILIMLMLVLLLTGCAQGTAHVTVKKDGSLDLAFSLMLDARAEKLVSGKAEELLTTRLAAAGIELKKTASGKSTEYQFQKSYASMEELKNSSSGFDIVEAKVGQTDRWLYTKYDVVAQPKLNAYSDEIIDGIGSLNVPKSLVRLLMGSFSVDFKLTIPYDLYGANNAAEQDGNTLTWHVSLADSEPIQLVVYVPDIRNIAITVGGILLILALLLTWFIRRRKLQRLKAPPEGTAPTHRPGPL from the coding sequence TTGAAGAAACGCAGGTTGAACGCGATTAGAATCAAGGCAATACTGATTATGCTCATGCTTGTCCTGCTGCTCACAGGCTGCGCGCAAGGCACGGCCCATGTAACCGTGAAGAAGGACGGCTCCCTGGATCTGGCCTTCAGCCTTATGTTGGATGCCCGGGCAGAGAAGCTGGTCAGCGGCAAAGCGGAAGAGCTTCTAACCACCCGGCTGGCGGCCGCAGGCATAGAGCTGAAGAAGACAGCAAGCGGCAAATCCACCGAATACCAATTTCAGAAATCCTACGCCTCCATGGAGGAATTGAAGAACAGCAGCAGCGGCTTCGATATTGTAGAGGCCAAGGTGGGACAGACGGACAGGTGGCTGTATACCAAATACGATGTGGTGGCCCAGCCTAAGCTGAACGCCTACTCCGATGAGATTATCGACGGCATCGGCAGCTTGAATGTCCCTAAGTCCCTGGTGCGCCTGCTGATGGGCAGCTTCTCCGTCGATTTCAAATTAACGATTCCCTATGATCTATACGGGGCTAATAATGCGGCTGAGCAAGACGGCAATACCTTAACCTGGCATGTATCCCTTGCGGATTCCGAGCCTATTCAGCTGGTAGTCTATGTACCGGATATCAGAAATATTGCGATTACTGTAGGCGGCATCTTGCTTATTCTGGCCTTACTTCTTACATGGTTTATCAGACGCAGAAAGCTGCAGAGGCTCAAGGCCCCCCCTGAAGGCACAGCGCCTACTCATCGCCCGGGACCGCTCTGA